A part of Microbulbifer sp. MI-G genomic DNA contains:
- a CDS encoding TIGR01777 family oxidoreductase yields MHCLISGGTGLIGRLFCQRWLDRGDSITVLSRQRDKVRALCGESVDACREPEEVERPVDVVVNLAGEPISRRWTERRRAEIRNSRLKTTEKLVRWTLVQRARPGYFLSGSAIGYYGDRGGDLLKEDSPPGGGFAAQLCRDWEAATLPLQQAGICVGIMRTAIVLSNRGGALPQMLPAFRLGLGGPMGSGEHWMSWIHEEDEVGLMLHAIDRHLCLPFNASAPEPVTNNSFARLLAKQLHRPAVMRTPAWLLNILFGEMAQELLLTSERVEPRTALDSGYTFHFPTLSQALADLINGGSATRGAQA; encoded by the coding sequence ATGCATTGTTTAATCAGTGGCGGCACCGGCCTGATCGGCAGGCTCTTTTGCCAGCGCTGGCTGGACCGTGGAGACAGTATCACTGTATTGAGCCGGCAGCGGGATAAAGTGCGCGCACTTTGTGGAGAATCTGTAGATGCCTGCAGGGAACCGGAAGAGGTAGAGCGGCCAGTAGACGTCGTGGTGAACCTGGCGGGAGAGCCCATCTCCCGTCGCTGGACCGAGAGGCGCCGCGCTGAGATCCGCAATTCACGTCTGAAAACCACAGAGAAGCTGGTGCGCTGGACACTCGTGCAAAGAGCGCGACCCGGTTACTTCCTGTCCGGCTCGGCGATTGGCTACTATGGGGATCGCGGTGGAGATCTGCTAAAGGAAGACAGCCCCCCCGGAGGAGGTTTTGCCGCACAGCTGTGTCGGGATTGGGAAGCTGCAACCCTACCCCTACAGCAGGCGGGTATCTGTGTCGGCATTATGCGTACGGCTATTGTACTCTCCAACCGCGGTGGCGCCCTGCCACAGATGCTGCCGGCATTCCGGCTTGGACTTGGGGGGCCCATGGGTTCTGGTGAACACTGGATGAGCTGGATTCACGAAGAGGATGAGGTGGGGCTGATGCTGCACGCTATCGACCGGCATCTGTGCCTGCCATTCAATGCCAGTGCACCGGAGCCAGTCACCAACAACAGCTTTGCCCGCCTCCTGGCCAAACAGTTGCACCGCCCCGCTGTGATGCGCACACCCGCCTGGTTATTGAACATCCTGTTTGGAGAAATGGCACAGGAACTGCTTCTGACAAGCGAGCGGGTGGAGCCGCGCACAGCACTCGACAGCGGCTATACTTTCCACTTTCCCACCCTCTCGCAGGCCCTTGCAGACTTGATCAATGGGGGCAGTGCCACCCGCGGCGCACAGGCCTGA
- the lnt gene encoding apolipoprotein N-acyltransferase produces MPNTRVYAQITFSLASAGAGGLMTLSFAPFNYWVCGLLSLALLAWLYLQASGGQTLRGRSALWLAFCYGLGLFASGGSWVYISITNFGNASVPLGIALTGGFVAIMAMLLAAPFYVIGRFTDNRFSFALAFAALWFISEWFRSWILTGFPWLFAGYAHLDTWLSGWAPVLSVYGVGLLLAFGAAVLALAFSGRLVPLNQRSHIALIVSALLPWPAGALLSHVAWTHAEGGIITVGLVQANIPQEKKWLPEFRGETISRYQDGTRELSSRDVDVIIWPEAALPMLYRQAPNLMQALQRNAEKTRIDLISGILYDIRDPNNNGRIVHNSAAVFGQNPSVYHKRHLVPFGEYVPLEQLIRGTIEFFDLPTSFIRSGPDEQRPLKAAGVSWAPLICYEVVYPRLVSNSALPAQVLLTISNDAWFGESIGPLQHLQMAQMRALETGRYLVRSTNTGMTAIVDPQGHIVKQLPQFEQVNMTGDIRAMRGVTPFMLAGIPIVFALALPMLALAVILRRRGSAKAQAPATGEVTDQ; encoded by the coding sequence GTGCCGAACACGCGAGTCTATGCGCAGATTACTTTTTCTCTCGCCAGCGCTGGCGCCGGCGGGTTGATGACACTCTCCTTTGCCCCGTTCAACTACTGGGTGTGTGGCCTGCTGTCCCTAGCCCTGCTGGCCTGGCTCTACCTGCAGGCTTCGGGGGGACAAACCCTGCGCGGACGCAGCGCCCTGTGGCTGGCATTCTGCTACGGCCTGGGACTTTTCGCCAGTGGCGGCTCCTGGGTCTACATCTCGATCACTAACTTCGGCAACGCCTCTGTTCCCCTTGGGATCGCGCTTACCGGGGGTTTTGTCGCCATAATGGCGATGCTGCTGGCAGCCCCATTTTATGTTATCGGCCGTTTTACCGATAACCGGTTCAGCTTTGCCCTGGCCTTCGCCGCCCTCTGGTTTATCAGCGAATGGTTTCGCAGCTGGATATTGACCGGCTTCCCCTGGTTATTTGCCGGCTATGCCCATTTGGATACCTGGCTGTCCGGCTGGGCTCCGGTACTGAGCGTCTACGGTGTCGGCCTGTTGCTGGCGTTTGGCGCCGCCGTGCTCGCCCTGGCGTTCAGCGGCCGCCTGGTGCCACTGAATCAGCGCAGCCATATCGCCCTGATTGTCTCGGCATTACTCCCCTGGCCCGCAGGCGCCCTGCTTTCTCACGTGGCGTGGACCCACGCGGAGGGCGGGATCATCACGGTGGGGTTGGTACAGGCCAATATTCCCCAGGAGAAAAAGTGGCTGCCGGAATTTCGCGGAGAGACCATAAGCCGCTACCAGGACGGTACCCGCGAACTGAGCAGCCGGGATGTGGATGTGATCATCTGGCCGGAGGCTGCACTGCCAATGCTGTACAGGCAGGCCCCCAACCTGATGCAGGCGCTGCAGCGCAATGCGGAAAAAACCCGAATCGACCTGATCAGCGGCATCCTCTACGATATACGTGATCCCAACAACAATGGCCGGATTGTACATAATTCAGCCGCCGTGTTCGGCCAGAATCCCAGTGTCTACCACAAGCGCCACCTGGTTCCCTTCGGCGAGTACGTACCCCTGGAGCAGTTGATCCGAGGTACCATCGAGTTTTTCGACCTGCCCACCTCCTTTATCCGCTCAGGGCCCGACGAGCAGCGCCCGCTGAAGGCAGCGGGTGTCAGCTGGGCACCGCTCATCTGTTACGAGGTTGTCTATCCGCGCCTGGTGTCAAACAGTGCACTGCCGGCCCAGGTGCTCCTCACGATCAGCAATGACGCTTGGTTCGGGGAGTCCATCGGCCCTTTGCAGCACTTGCAAATGGCGCAAATGCGCGCGCTGGAAACCGGCCGCTATCTGGTCCGCAGTACCAATACCGGAATGACTGCCATCGTGGACCCCCAGGGACATATCGTGAAACAACTGCCCCAGTTTGAACAAGTCAACATGACAGGCGATATCCGCGCAATGCGGGGAGTCACCCCATTTATGCTTGCCGGTATCCCCATCGTATTTGCTCTGGCTCTGCCCATGCTGGCTCTGGCGGTCATCCTGCGCCGAAGAGGAAGTGCCAAAGCCCAGGCACCTGCCACTGGCGAAGTCACCGACCAGTAA
- a CDS encoding HlyC/CorC family transporter codes for MATSMTTDEPPSSHLSNKSRSSEKNWLEKLFSAFSAEPKSRDELLDIIKEAAENQLVDAEALSIIEGALDVSTQQVREIMIPRSQMVVVGLRDKPETFLPKIIESGHSRFPVVGESIDDIRGILLAKDLLPLLLRGVGEFQLEDIIRPANIIPESKRLNILLKEFRENRYHMAIVIDEYGGVSGVVTIEDILEEIVGEIEDETDEEEADSFIRRVGDNDYIVKALTPIEEFNGFFECAFSDEEFDTIGGLIMQSFGHLPGRDEVTRLGDFMFRVLYADNRQIHLLRVAHIHKPPEEDS; via the coding sequence ATGGCCACTTCCATGACCACAGACGAACCCCCAAGTAGTCACTTATCCAACAAGTCCCGATCCAGTGAAAAAAACTGGCTGGAAAAACTGTTCAGCGCTTTCTCCGCCGAACCCAAATCCCGCGATGAGTTACTGGACATCATCAAGGAGGCGGCTGAAAACCAATTGGTGGACGCAGAGGCGCTGTCCATCATTGAAGGCGCTCTGGATGTCTCCACCCAGCAGGTGCGGGAGATTATGATTCCCCGCTCCCAGATGGTTGTGGTGGGCCTCAGGGACAAGCCCGAAACCTTTCTGCCCAAAATTATCGAATCCGGCCACTCCCGCTTCCCAGTGGTCGGTGAAAGTATCGACGATATCCGCGGAATACTGCTCGCCAAGGACCTGCTCCCTCTGCTCCTCAGGGGCGTTGGCGAATTTCAGCTCGAGGATATCATTCGCCCCGCCAATATCATTCCCGAAAGCAAGCGCCTGAATATCCTGCTGAAGGAATTTCGCGAAAACCGCTACCATATGGCCATTGTTATCGATGAGTATGGCGGCGTCTCCGGGGTCGTAACCATTGAAGATATTCTCGAAGAGATTGTCGGGGAAATTGAAGACGAAACCGACGAGGAGGAAGCGGATAGCTTTATCCGCCGGGTGGGCGATAATGACTACATCGTCAAAGCACTTACCCCTATCGAGGAATTCAACGGGTTTTTTGAATGTGCGTTCAGCGATGAAGAATTTGACACGATTGGTGGTCTAATCATGCAGTCTTTTGGTCACCTGCCCGGGCGCGATGAGGTGACCCGCCTCGGAGACTTTATGTTCCGCGTACTCTATGCCGACAACCGACAGATTCACCTGTTGCGCGTGGCCCATATTCACAAACCGCCGGAAGAGGACAGTTGA
- the ybeY gene encoding rRNA maturation RNase YbeY — translation MIDLTLDVQRASRCMHLPSNQAIHSWVAKALTGHREVAELSVRIVDREESQQLNNRYRGRDVPTNVLSFQADLPAELNLPLLGDLVICAPVVQLEAEQQYKSLSAHWAHMTVHGTLHLLGYDHVEDADAAVMEKLETDLLASLGFSAPYTPVGKAK, via the coding sequence ATGATTGATTTGACACTCGATGTACAGCGGGCCAGCCGTTGCATGCACCTGCCCTCCAACCAGGCCATTCACTCCTGGGTTGCCAAAGCACTGACCGGGCATCGGGAAGTAGCCGAACTCTCCGTGCGCATTGTCGACAGGGAGGAAAGCCAGCAGCTCAACAACCGGTACCGCGGCAGGGATGTGCCTACCAATGTTTTGTCCTTTCAGGCAGATTTACCTGCGGAGCTCAATCTTCCCCTACTGGGGGATCTTGTGATCTGTGCTCCGGTAGTACAGTTGGAGGCGGAGCAACAGTACAAATCACTGTCGGCGCACTGGGCACATATGACGGTCCATGGCACACTGCACCTGCTGGGCTATGACCACGTCGAGGATGCCGATGCAGCGGTGATGGAAAAGCTGGAGACAGACCTGCTGGCCAGCCTCGGCTTTTCCGCTCCCTACACCCCTGTCGGGAAGGCGAAATGA
- a CDS encoding PhoH family protein, giving the protein METHTLAHSITLEPNDARRLANLCGQFDQHLRQIEQRLDIEIRNRGNLFAFYGEPQSARAAGELINALYRETGSRNHLTPDEIHLALQQSGVEELLSNGASGEDDQVVLIRTKKCSVRPRGMNQRKYVCAVQSSDINFGIGPAGTGKTYLAVACAVEALLKDRVERILLVRPAVEAGEKLGFLPGDLSQKVDPYLRPLYDALYEMLGFETVGKLIERNVIEVAPLAYMRGRTLNNAFVILDESQNTTREQMKMFLTRIGFGSTAVITGDPSQVDLPRGQVSGLRHAVEVLGKVKGISLTYFGAKDVVRHPLVQRIVEAYDIHEAEREITAGKASENAA; this is encoded by the coding sequence TTGGAAACACATACTCTCGCTCACAGTATCACCCTCGAGCCCAATGACGCCCGCCGACTCGCCAACCTCTGCGGTCAATTTGACCAACATCTCCGCCAAATAGAACAGCGACTGGACATTGAGATCCGCAATCGCGGCAACCTGTTTGCCTTTTATGGCGAGCCCCAGTCTGCCCGCGCTGCCGGCGAGTTAATCAACGCCCTATACCGGGAGACCGGCTCCCGGAACCACCTGACCCCAGACGAGATTCACCTGGCCCTGCAACAATCGGGCGTGGAGGAATTGCTCAGCAATGGCGCGTCCGGGGAAGACGACCAGGTGGTTTTAATCCGTACCAAAAAATGCTCGGTACGACCGCGCGGTATGAACCAGCGCAAATATGTGTGTGCGGTACAGTCCAGCGATATCAACTTCGGCATTGGCCCGGCGGGGACCGGCAAGACCTACCTGGCGGTGGCCTGTGCGGTGGAGGCCCTTCTCAAGGACCGGGTCGAGCGTATTTTACTGGTACGCCCGGCTGTTGAGGCCGGTGAAAAACTGGGCTTTTTGCCCGGCGACCTGAGCCAGAAAGTGGACCCCTACCTGCGCCCGCTCTACGACGCCCTCTACGAGATGCTCGGCTTTGAGACCGTCGGCAAGCTGATCGAGCGCAATGTCATAGAAGTGGCACCGCTCGCCTATATGCGCGGGCGCACCTTGAACAATGCCTTCGTGATACTCGACGAGAGCCAGAACACCACCCGCGAGCAGATGAAGATGTTCCTGACGCGTATTGGCTTCGGTTCCACCGCGGTCATTACCGGCGATCCCAGCCAGGTGGATCTGCCCCGCGGGCAGGTTTCAGGCCTGCGCCATGCGGTGGAAGTCCTGGGCAAGGTCAAGGGCATCAGCTTGACCTACTTTGGCGCCAAGGATGTTGTTCGCCACCCCCTTGTCCAACGCATTGTAGAGGCCTACGATATTCACGAGGCTGAACGCGAAATAACCGCCGGCAAGGCCAGCGAAAATGCCGCTTGA
- the miaB gene encoding tRNA (N6-isopentenyl adenosine(37)-C2)-methylthiotransferase MiaB, translated as MSDTPVKKLYIKTHGCQMNEYDSARMRDLLGESHAMIPTDNPAEADVLLVNTCSIREKAQEKLFHQLGRWKHLKEKNPGLVIGVGGCVASQEGEAIARRAPYVDLIFGPQTLHRLPEMMETRAQKNGAVVVDVSFPEIEKFDRLPQPEADGVTAFVSVMEGCSKYCTFCVVPYTRGEEVSRPVADVLEEVVHLASQGVREVNLLGQNVNAYHSVGEDGHAVDFAELITYVAAIEGIDRIRYTTSHPVEFSDALIDVYGRVPELVSHLHLPVQSGSDRILMAMKRGHTALEYKSKIRRLKGIRPDICLSSDFIVGFPGETDRDFEATMNLIEDVGFDISFSFIYSPRPGTPAADLPDNTPQETKKQRLQLLQNRISQHASAIARRMVGNTERVLVTGVSKKDPGQLQGRTENNRVVNFRAGNLALIGKFADIQIVEALPNSLRGTLLASELEKSLF; from the coding sequence ATGTCCGATACCCCGGTGAAGAAACTCTACATCAAGACCCATGGTTGCCAAATGAACGAGTACGATTCCGCCCGGATGCGCGACCTGCTTGGGGAATCTCACGCCATGATTCCCACCGACAATCCCGCTGAAGCAGATGTACTGTTGGTCAACACCTGTTCTATCCGCGAGAAGGCGCAGGAAAAACTGTTCCATCAACTGGGCCGCTGGAAGCACCTCAAGGAAAAAAATCCCGGCCTGGTCATCGGTGTCGGCGGCTGTGTTGCCAGCCAGGAGGGTGAAGCGATCGCCAGACGCGCACCCTACGTGGACCTGATTTTTGGCCCTCAAACCCTGCACCGACTGCCGGAAATGATGGAAACCCGGGCGCAAAAAAATGGCGCTGTGGTGGTAGATGTGAGCTTCCCGGAAATTGAGAAGTTCGACCGCCTGCCCCAACCCGAGGCCGATGGCGTCACTGCCTTTGTGTCAGTCATGGAGGGTTGTTCCAAGTACTGTACCTTCTGTGTGGTGCCCTATACCCGCGGCGAGGAAGTGAGCCGCCCGGTTGCCGATGTACTGGAGGAGGTGGTGCACCTGGCCAGTCAGGGTGTGCGCGAAGTGAACCTCCTGGGCCAGAATGTGAACGCCTACCACAGTGTCGGTGAGGATGGCCACGCAGTGGACTTTGCCGAGCTGATTACCTATGTTGCAGCCATCGAGGGTATTGACCGCATTCGCTACACTACGTCCCATCCCGTGGAGTTTTCCGATGCGCTGATCGATGTGTATGGGCGGGTACCGGAACTGGTCAGCCACCTCCACCTGCCGGTGCAGAGTGGCTCTGATCGCATCCTCATGGCAATGAAACGCGGCCATACCGCACTGGAGTACAAATCCAAGATTCGCCGCCTGAAGGGGATCCGCCCGGATATCTGCCTTTCCTCGGACTTTATTGTGGGCTTTCCCGGCGAGACCGACAGGGATTTTGAAGCCACAATGAATCTGATCGAGGATGTGGGGTTTGATATCTCGTTCAGTTTTATCTACTCACCGCGCCCGGGTACACCGGCAGCCGACCTGCCCGATAACACCCCGCAAGAGACCAAAAAACAGCGTCTGCAGCTACTGCAAAACCGCATTAGCCAGCATGCCTCCGCCATTGCGCGGCGCATGGTTGGCAACACTGAGCGGGTCCTTGTTACCGGGGTATCCAAAAAAGACCCGGGGCAATTACAGGGTCGCACTGAAAATAACCGGGTGGTCAACTTCCGTGCCGGCAACCTGGCCCTGATCGGAAAATTTGCCGATATACAGATTGTAGAGGCCCTGCCCAACTCCCTGCGCGGCACATTACTCGCATCAGAACTGGAGAAGAGTCTGTTCTGA
- a CDS encoding DUF1820 family protein, whose amino-acid sequence MANPIYKVIFHNQNQVYELYARAIYQSDMYGFIEVEEFVFGEKAQLVVDPSEEKLKTEFASVARSYIPMHSIVRIDEVEKEGTGKIVEAKGGDKVAKFPFAPPISRPQDTE is encoded by the coding sequence ATGGCCAACCCGATTTATAAAGTGATTTTTCACAACCAGAACCAGGTGTATGAACTCTACGCTCGGGCCATTTACCAGAGTGATATGTACGGCTTTATCGAAGTCGAAGAGTTTGTATTTGGAGAAAAGGCGCAGCTGGTGGTGGACCCCAGCGAAGAAAAGCTGAAAACCGAGTTCGCTTCGGTTGCGCGCTCCTATATCCCGATGCACAGCATTGTGCGTATCGACGAAGTGGAAAAGGAGGGCACTGGCAAAATCGTAGAGGCCAAGGGGGGGGACAAAGTGGCAAAGTTTCCCTTTGCGCCGCCCATCAGTCGCCCTCAGGATACCGAATAA
- a CDS encoding lysophospholipid acyltransferase family protein, with product MIRVEHLLQKNAWYSAAPQKPTRKLVSATLKKICCEERIVEFGRRYPHLGGIDFIRQLFTDLDFRYGLDPSELERVPADGPLVIVANHPLGSLDGLALIDMVSRVRRDVRAVASRLLWSLKPLRPFFLPVDNFHGRTHRADVQGIYDHLGQGGAILFFPAGEVSRLTPKGVRDGRWNPGFARIAEKAGAPILPVQVLGRNSWWFYGLSTLNKPISTLWLVREMFKQASRSIEVRIGHPLEAEHCCSWPLTPRAKAALWRKHVYQLHRSPPPLGPELIAAAEPQAQVMKRIAPCEVLARQGDLSVHLYRQQADCPVMRELARVREVAFRAVGEGTGQSRDWDAFDAHYDHLLLWDSGRRRIAGAYRLASTEALAEDEIYSSTLFNYAHPPRESLPGSAELGRSFLLPEYWRGCGLDLLWTAIGQWVMRKQVRYLFGPVSMPGTFSVRAKSAIVRYFSHYFAPERPLGDARLPFPWDREPLPELTGDSLADLRQLKQVLREEGVMLPPLFKKYAALTQPGGTSFHAFNIDPGFCDAVDGLVVVDLSLADKKFAKRYLSGMVSATTPAPDIGPASK from the coding sequence ATGATTCGAGTTGAACACCTTCTGCAAAAAAATGCCTGGTACAGCGCAGCGCCACAAAAACCAACCCGCAAACTGGTTTCCGCAACCCTGAAGAAAATCTGTTGTGAAGAGCGGATAGTGGAATTTGGGCGGCGATATCCCCATTTGGGTGGGATCGATTTTATCCGTCAGCTATTCACTGATCTGGACTTCCGCTACGGCCTGGATCCCTCAGAGCTGGAGCGGGTGCCGGCTGACGGACCGCTGGTGATCGTTGCCAACCATCCCCTCGGCAGCCTTGATGGCCTCGCCCTGATCGATATGGTATCCCGGGTGCGCAGAGATGTGCGCGCTGTGGCCAGCCGGTTATTGTGGAGCCTCAAGCCCCTGCGCCCGTTCTTTCTGCCGGTGGATAATTTTCACGGCCGCACTCACCGTGCAGATGTTCAGGGTATTTACGATCATCTCGGGCAAGGGGGGGCCATTCTATTTTTTCCCGCCGGCGAAGTTTCGCGACTGACCCCCAAGGGTGTGAGGGATGGGCGCTGGAACCCGGGCTTTGCGCGAATTGCAGAGAAGGCCGGGGCGCCGATTCTGCCTGTTCAGGTACTGGGCAGAAATTCCTGGTGGTTTTACGGCCTGTCGACCCTGAACAAACCCATCTCGACGCTCTGGCTGGTGCGGGAAATGTTCAAGCAGGCCAGTCGCAGCATAGAAGTCCGCATCGGCCACCCCCTCGAAGCGGAGCACTGTTGCAGCTGGCCCCTGACACCGAGAGCCAAGGCTGCGCTCTGGCGCAAGCATGTCTACCAGCTGCATCGCTCGCCCCCGCCTCTTGGTCCCGAATTGATCGCCGCTGCGGAGCCCCAGGCCCAAGTGATGAAAAGGATCGCGCCCTGTGAGGTGCTTGCCCGGCAGGGTGACCTGTCGGTGCATCTCTACCGGCAGCAAGCCGATTGCCCGGTGATGCGTGAACTGGCACGAGTGCGTGAGGTGGCGTTTCGGGCGGTGGGTGAGGGCACAGGACAGAGCCGGGACTGGGATGCCTTCGATGCGCACTACGACCACTTGTTGCTTTGGGATAGCGGGCGCAGGCGGATTGCCGGAGCCTACCGCCTGGCGTCCACCGAGGCCCTGGCGGAGGACGAGATTTACAGCAGTACCCTGTTTAATTATGCACACCCGCCGCGCGAAAGCCTGCCGGGCTCGGCGGAACTGGGGCGCAGTTTCCTGCTGCCGGAATACTGGCGTGGTTGCGGCCTCGACTTGCTGTGGACTGCCATTGGCCAATGGGTGATGCGCAAGCAGGTGCGTTATCTATTCGGGCCGGTCTCCATGCCGGGAACATTTTCCGTGCGTGCCAAATCCGCCATCGTGCGCTATTTCTCCCACTATTTTGCCCCGGAGCGGCCCCTGGGGGATGCGCGCCTGCCTTTTCCTTGGGACCGGGAACCGCTACCGGAATTAACCGGGGATTCATTGGCGGATTTGCGCCAGCTAAAGCAGGTGCTGCGTGAAGAGGGAGTGATGTTGCCCCCGCTGTTTAAGAAATACGCAGCGTTGACCCAACCGGGTGGAACCAGTTTTCACGCCTTCAATATCGATCCGGGTTTTTGTGATGCCGTGGATGGCCTGGTGGTCGTTGACCTCAGTCTGGCGGATAAGAAATTTGCCAAGCGCTACTTGAGCGGAATGGTTTCCGCTACTACACCGGCCCCAGATATTGGCCCGGCCTCCAAGTAG
- a CDS encoding aminotransferase class I/II-fold pyridoxal phosphate-dependent enzyme, translated as MHIESATSSQLVEWEKELSVHYERICQHELSLDITRGKPSAEQLHLSDKLDGILATDYRAADGTDTRNYGGMTGLSCARALGADLLQVPTEEVMAGGNSSLTLMYHAVLTGYLFGFAGNVPWRALESPKFLCPVPGYDRHFTICEQLGIGMLAIPLGKGGPDMECVEKHVREDGDIIGIWCVPKYANPTGITYNRETVERLAQLGQIANPGFRIFWDNAYAVHDLGPSINLASIRAATLENDTVDSVLQFASTSKVTHAGSGIAFVSASSANLDSLKLQMQAMTIGPDKVNQLRHSRFFTECTTLEEHMHKHASILKPKFECVLEHLQNALGDSGMGQWEKPRGGYFVSFNTRPGCAKAVVGLAADAGVKLTPAGATFPYGNDPEDSNIRIAPSFPPLEELDTAMSVFVLCVQLASVRQRLAQCRNASG; from the coding sequence GTGCACATTGAATCCGCCACCAGCAGCCAATTAGTCGAATGGGAAAAGGAACTGAGTGTTCACTACGAACGAATCTGCCAGCATGAACTGAGTCTGGATATTACCCGCGGCAAACCCTCGGCGGAACAGCTGCATTTATCCGACAAACTCGATGGCATTCTCGCCACCGATTACCGTGCTGCCGACGGTACGGATACGCGCAATTATGGCGGTATGACCGGCCTTAGCTGCGCCCGGGCCCTTGGCGCGGATCTGTTGCAGGTGCCAACAGAGGAAGTCATGGCCGGTGGCAACAGCTCCCTGACCCTGATGTACCATGCCGTACTGACCGGATACCTATTCGGCTTCGCCGGCAATGTCCCCTGGCGGGCACTGGAATCCCCCAAATTTCTCTGCCCGGTGCCCGGTTATGATCGCCATTTTACCATTTGCGAGCAGCTCGGTATTGGCATGCTCGCCATCCCTCTGGGGAAAGGGGGGCCGGACATGGAGTGCGTCGAAAAGCACGTCCGCGAGGACGGTGACATTATCGGCATCTGGTGCGTACCCAAATACGCCAATCCCACTGGCATCACCTACAACAGGGAAACGGTGGAGCGCCTGGCCCAATTGGGGCAGATTGCCAATCCCGGTTTCCGGATTTTCTGGGACAACGCCTACGCCGTGCATGACCTGGGACCATCTATCAACCTTGCCAGTATCCGCGCAGCCACCCTGGAAAATGACACCGTGGACTCCGTGCTGCAGTTTGCCTCCACGTCCAAGGTCACCCATGCGGGCTCGGGCATTGCTTTCGTCAGCGCCAGCAGCGCCAACCTGGATTCACTGAAGCTCCAGATGCAGGCGATGACCATAGGCCCGGACAAAGTGAATCAGTTGCGCCATTCGCGCTTTTTCACCGAATGCACCACGCTTGAGGAGCATATGCACAAGCATGCCAGTATTCTCAAGCCAAAATTCGAGTGTGTGCTGGAGCATCTGCAAAATGCCCTGGGCGATTCGGGTATGGGCCAATGGGAGAAGCCTCGAGGCGGTTATTTCGTCTCTTTCAATACCCGCCCCGGCTGCGCAAAGGCTGTGGTGGGGCTGGCGGCAGATGCGGGCGTGAAACTCACACCCGCAGGCGCCACCTTCCCCTATGGCAATGATCCCGAAGACAGCAATATCCGCATAGCCCCGAGCTTTCCACCACTGGAAGAACTGGATACCGCCATGTCGGTGTTCGTGCTCTGCGTACAGCTGGCAAGCGTGCGCCAGCGGCTGGCGCAGTGCCGAAATGCGAGCGGTTAA